One window of the Cryptomeria japonica chromosome 7, Sugi_1.0, whole genome shotgun sequence genome contains the following:
- the LOC131047315 gene encoding protein SULFUR DEFICIENCY-INDUCED 1 isoform X1 produces the protein MVGRDSSSGQMKEFGVMHKVPTGDTPYVRAKQVQLVEKNPEAAISLFWAAINAGDRVESALKDMAIVMKQLGRADEGIEAIKSFRHRCSLQAQESLDNVLLDLYKKCGRVDEQIVLLKEKLRLIQHGIAFNGNPTKTARSHGKKFQLSIKEETSRILSNLGWAYMQQHNYVAAEVAYRKALYFVEDANKACNLGVCLMRQGKAKEATIVLENIISLHGEDIKSLERAKQLLKEIQNFQKHEGGSKRSLSTLFNHNNNEKDSTSVSDGEKHYSNNKHGLLSSSTDFVEFLSGDNALNMIDWEAKINIEMNLSRKKHRRLPVFEEIVPISDFSPSTTKDT, from the exons ATGGTGGGTAGAGACAGCAGTTCAGGGCAGATGAAGGAGTTCGGTGTTATGCACAAGGTTCCAACTGGGGACACGCCCTATGTTAGGGCCAAGCAGGTTCAG CTTGTAGAGAAGAATCCAGAGGCGGCTATATCGCTGTTTTGGGCGGCTATAAATGCAGGAGACCGTGTTGAGAGTGCGCTCAAGGACATGGCCATTGTGATGAAGCAGCTGGGGCGAGCAGATGAAGGCATTGAGGCAATCAAATCTTTCAGACACCGCTGTTCTCTCCAAGCCCAGGAATCACTTGACAATGTTCTGCTTGACCTTTATAAG AAATGTGGAAGGGTGGATGAACAAATTGTGTTGCTCAAAGAGAAGTTGCGCCTCATTCAACATGGAATTGCTTTTAATGGTAACCCCACTAAGACGGCACGCTCCCATGGGAAGAAGTTTCAGCTCTCTATTAAGGAAGAGACCAGTCGGATTTTG AGTAATTTGGGTTGGGCATATATGCAACAACACAATTACGTTGCTGCTGAAGTTGCTTATAG GAAAGCATTATATTTTGTTGAAGATGCCAACAAGGCATGCAATTTGGGTGTGTGCTTGATGAGGCAAGGAAAGGCAAAGGAGGCAACTATAGTATTAGAAAATATTATTTCATTGCATGGAGAAGACATCAAATCATTGGAGCGAGCAAAGCAATTATtaaaggaaattcaaaattttcaaaagcatgaAGGAGGCTCCAAGAGATCCTTATCAACGTTATTTAATcataataataatgaaaaggattcTACTTCTGTTAGTGATGGAGAGAAACATTATTCAAACAACAAGCATGGATTGCTCTCATCTTCCACTGATTTTGTAGAATTTTTGAGCGGCGACAACGCATTAAATATGATCGATTGGGAAGCTAAAATCAACATTGAGATGAACCTATCTCGTAAAAAACATCGAAGATTACCAGTATTTGAAGAAATAGTTCCTATTAGTGATTTCTCTCCTTCAACTACAAAAGATACGTGA
- the LOC131047315 gene encoding protein SULFUR DEFICIENCY-INDUCED 1 isoform X2 encodes MAIVMKQLGRADEGIEAIKSFRHRCSLQAQESLDNVLLDLYKKCGRVDEQIVLLKEKLRLIQHGIAFNGNPTKTARSHGKKFQLSIKEETSRILSNLGWAYMQQHNYVAAEVAYRKALYFVEDANKACNLGVCLMRQGKAKEATIVLENIISLHGEDIKSLERAKQLLKEIQNFQKHEGGSKRSLSTLFNHNNNEKDSTSVSDGEKHYSNNKHGLLSSSTDFVEFLSGDNALNMIDWEAKINIEMNLSRKKHRRLPVFEEIVPISDFSPSTTKDT; translated from the exons ATGGCCATTGTGATGAAGCAGCTGGGGCGAGCAGATGAAGGCATTGAGGCAATCAAATCTTTCAGACACCGCTGTTCTCTCCAAGCCCAGGAATCACTTGACAATGTTCTGCTTGACCTTTATAAG AAATGTGGAAGGGTGGATGAACAAATTGTGTTGCTCAAAGAGAAGTTGCGCCTCATTCAACATGGAATTGCTTTTAATGGTAACCCCACTAAGACGGCACGCTCCCATGGGAAGAAGTTTCAGCTCTCTATTAAGGAAGAGACCAGTCGGATTTTG AGTAATTTGGGTTGGGCATATATGCAACAACACAATTACGTTGCTGCTGAAGTTGCTTATAG GAAAGCATTATATTTTGTTGAAGATGCCAACAAGGCATGCAATTTGGGTGTGTGCTTGATGAGGCAAGGAAAGGCAAAGGAGGCAACTATAGTATTAGAAAATATTATTTCATTGCATGGAGAAGACATCAAATCATTGGAGCGAGCAAAGCAATTATtaaaggaaattcaaaattttcaaaagcatgaAGGAGGCTCCAAGAGATCCTTATCAACGTTATTTAATcataataataatgaaaaggattcTACTTCTGTTAGTGATGGAGAGAAACATTATTCAAACAACAAGCATGGATTGCTCTCATCTTCCACTGATTTTGTAGAATTTTTGAGCGGCGACAACGCATTAAATATGATCGATTGGGAAGCTAAAATCAACATTGAGATGAACCTATCTCGTAAAAAACATCGAAGATTACCAGTATTTGAAGAAATAGTTCCTATTAGTGATTTCTCTCCTTCAACTACAAAAGATACGTGA